Proteins encoded within one genomic window of uncultured Draconibacterium sp.:
- a CDS encoding glutathione peroxidase encodes MRKYIFFVLLFCTTSVVAQYKTLYDFSALTIDGDTLHFSNLKGKKVLIVNTATECMLTPQYEKLQELYEEYGGDDFEIVAFPCNDFGKQEPGDNETIKTFCAQYPINFTLMEKISIKDNPPPVYRWLMNSEENGTLDAKVWWNFQKFMIDEEGKVVDFLGPPKSPLSNKIINWLNE; translated from the coding sequence ATGAGAAAATATATCTTTTTCGTTCTGCTCTTTTGCACCACTTCGGTTGTAGCCCAATATAAAACATTATACGACTTTTCGGCACTGACAATTGATGGCGACACCTTGCATTTTTCAAACCTGAAAGGCAAAAAAGTGCTGATTGTAAATACAGCGACAGAATGTATGTTAACACCGCAATACGAAAAACTGCAGGAACTTTACGAAGAATATGGTGGCGACGATTTTGAGATTGTTGCATTTCCGTGTAACGATTTTGGCAAACAGGAACCGGGTGACAATGAAACGATAAAAACCTTTTGCGCACAATATCCGATCAATTTTACACTGATGGAAAAAATATCAATAAAAGATAATCCTCCTCCGGTTTACCGTTGGTTAATGAACAGTGAAGAAAATGGCACACTGGATGCAAAAGTCTGGTGGAATTTTCAAAAGTTTATGATTGACGAAGAAGGTAAAGTTGTTGATTTTTTAGGACCACCCAAAAGTCCGTTAAGCAATAAAATCATTAACTGGCTTAATGAGTAG
- a CDS encoding DNA polymerase III subunit gamma/tau, with protein MENFIVSARKYRPDSFQTVVAQASITNTLKNAIKSNQLAHAYLFCGPRGVGKTTCARIFAKTINCTNLTNDTEACNECESCSSFNSSRSFNIHELDAASNNSVDDIRNLTDQVRVPPQMGKYSVYIIDEVHMLSSQAFNAFLKTLEEPPKHAIFILATTEKHKIIPTILSRCQIFDFNRIGVADISEHLEYVAKSESVEVEGEGLNIIAQKADGAMRDALSIFDQIVSFSGKKITYQDVITNLNVLDYDYYFRLVDEFLKNNVTEVMVIFNDILNHGFDGHHFITGLSSHFRDLLVCKDPVTIQLLEVGGDIKERYRSQAAATESDFLLDAMQIANTCDMQYKTSQNKRLLIELALIRIAQLTLKKK; from the coding sequence ATGGAGAATTTTATTGTATCAGCACGAAAATACAGACCGGACTCGTTTCAGACGGTTGTTGCACAAGCATCGATTACCAACACGCTAAAAAATGCCATAAAGAGCAATCAGTTGGCTCATGCCTATTTGTTTTGCGGCCCGCGGGGTGTAGGGAAAACAACTTGTGCACGTATTTTTGCCAAAACAATAAATTGCACCAACCTTACCAACGATACCGAAGCTTGCAACGAATGTGAGTCGTGTTCATCGTTTAACAGTAGCCGTTCGTTTAATATTCACGAATTAGATGCCGCTTCGAATAACTCGGTTGACGATATCAGAAACCTGACCGACCAGGTACGGGTTCCGCCGCAAATGGGGAAATACAGCGTGTACATTATTGATGAGGTTCACATGTTGTCGTCGCAGGCTTTTAACGCTTTTCTGAAAACTTTGGAAGAACCGCCGAAACATGCCATTTTTATTTTGGCAACCACAGAAAAGCACAAGATCATTCCAACCATCCTTTCGCGTTGTCAGATTTTTGATTTTAACCGTATTGGAGTTGCTGATATTTCAGAGCATTTGGAATATGTGGCCAAAAGCGAGAGTGTTGAGGTGGAAGGTGAAGGATTGAATATTATTGCGCAAAAAGCCGATGGCGCCATGCGTGATGCACTTTCAATTTTCGACCAGATTGTAAGTTTCTCAGGGAAAAAGATTACCTATCAGGATGTAATTACCAACCTGAATGTGTTGGACTACGATTACTATTTCCGTTTGGTAGATGAGTTTCTGAAAAACAATGTTACCGAGGTGATGGTAATTTTTAACGATATCCTGAACCACGGTTTCGATGGGCATCATTTTATAACCGGGTTGAGTAGCCATTTTAGAGATTTGCTGGTTTGTAAAGATCCGGTAACAATACAACTTCTGGAAGTTGGCGGCGATATAAAAGAACGCTACCGTTCGCAGGCGGCAGCTACCGAAAGCGACTTTCTGCTTGATGCAATGCAAATTGCCAATACCTGTGATATGCAGTATAAAACGAGCCAGAACAAACGTCTGCTTATTGAGCTGGCATTGATTCGGATAGCACAGCTAACCTTAAAAAAAAAATAG
- a CDS encoding rhomboid family intramembrane serine protease → MALFRYYPSNPKNLDPEMEKKIFFHSLLFPALFVLLLWIVKIIELTAGLSFVKFGIFPRHINGLQGILFSPFIHSDFSHLISNSLPFFILGFMLIYFYRRISYRIFFLLYILSGISTWFMGREAWHIGASGVVYALAAFHFVSGIIRSDVRLLTLSAIVVFLYGGLVWGLLPIRPEISWEGHLSGAIFGVLLAFYYRRYIVRREKFDWELEEDDDNQEEDDTITFSDEKYSDNFKSGSTNSTL, encoded by the coding sequence ATGGCACTATTTCGTTACTATCCGAGCAACCCAAAAAATCTGGATCCGGAAATGGAAAAAAAGATCTTTTTTCACAGTCTCCTGTTTCCGGCCCTATTTGTTTTGCTTTTATGGATTGTTAAGATAATAGAGCTAACTGCAGGATTGAGTTTTGTAAAATTTGGTATTTTCCCACGACACATAAACGGACTTCAGGGAATTCTCTTCTCCCCTTTTATTCATTCCGATTTCAGCCACCTGATTTCCAATTCGCTGCCGTTTTTCATACTAGGGTTTATGCTCATTTATTTCTATCGGCGAATTTCGTACCGAATCTTTTTTCTGCTGTATATTTTATCAGGCATCAGCACCTGGTTTATGGGGCGGGAAGCCTGGCACATTGGTGCCAGCGGAGTAGTTTATGCATTGGCAGCCTTTCATTTTGTTAGCGGAATTATTCGCTCTGATGTACGTTTGTTAACGCTTTCAGCAATTGTGGTTTTTTTATACGGCGGACTGGTTTGGGGCTTGCTGCCTATCCGTCCCGAGATTTCGTGGGAAGGCCATTTATCGGGAGCTATATTTGGCGTGCTGTTAGCCTTTTATTACCGGAGATACATCGTTCGTCGCGAGAAATTTGATTGGGAACTGGAAGAAGATGATGATAACCAGGAAGAAGATGATACAATTACATTTTCGGACGAAAAATATTCGGATAACTTCAAAAGTGGCTCAACAAATTCAACGTTGTAA
- a CDS encoding redoxin domain-containing protein, translating to MEKLAFILGILLSVNVAFAGDGKQLAIGDKAVHTDVKMKDVSGAEISLSDAAEENGLLVMFSCNTCPFVMAWEDRFNEVKEWADNNNVGMIVLNSNYQKRDRADSFDEMKKKAEAEGYNFNYVVDKESKIANAFGGQTTPHVFLFDGDMKLAYKGAIDDNYKDAEGVKQAYLKEALVSLGNDKNIAIAETKPLGCGIKRKVD from the coding sequence ATGGAAAAATTAGCTTTTATTTTAGGAATTCTGTTGAGTGTGAATGTTGCTTTTGCCGGAGATGGAAAACAGTTGGCAATTGGCGATAAAGCTGTTCACACCGATGTAAAAATGAAAGATGTATCAGGAGCTGAAATTTCATTAAGCGATGCCGCTGAGGAAAATGGACTTTTAGTGATGTTTTCGTGTAATACTTGTCCGTTTGTTATGGCCTGGGAAGACCGTTTTAACGAGGTGAAAGAGTGGGCTGATAACAACAATGTTGGAATGATCGTGCTAAACTCGAATTATCAGAAACGTGATAGAGCCGACAGTTTCGACGAGATGAAGAAAAAAGCAGAGGCCGAAGGATACAATTTCAATTACGTGGTAGACAAAGAGAGTAAAATTGCCAATGCTTTTGGTGGCCAAACAACGCCGCATGTATTTTTATTTGATGGCGATATGAAGCTGGCTTACAAAGGAGCAATTGATGATAACTACAAAGATGCTGAAGGCGTTAAACAAGCGTATTTAAAAGAAGCACTTGTAAGTTTAGGGAATGACAAAAACATTGCCATTGCCGAAACAAAACCTTTAGGATGTGGAATTAAGCGAAAAGTAGACTAA
- a CDS encoding VOC family protein codes for MIFRAARHTNDLKPLIEFYTNIVGLDVLGSFKDHDNYDGVFLGKHGQNWHLEFTKSLTKANHKFDADDILVFYTEQATEYDKILEKINFYGIEIIMPENPYWRNNGVMIKDPDGYSIVISNQKNQ; via the coding sequence ATGATATTTAGAGCAGCCCGCCATACAAATGACCTGAAGCCTTTGATTGAATTCTATACCAATATAGTAGGTTTAGATGTTTTAGGCTCATTTAAAGATCATGATAATTATGATGGTGTATTTCTTGGTAAACATGGTCAGAATTGGCATCTTGAGTTCACAAAATCATTAACTAAAGCGAACCACAAATTTGATGCAGATGATATTTTAGTGTTCTACACTGAGCAAGCCACAGAATATGATAAAATTTTAGAAAAAATAAATTTCTACGGGATTGAGATAATCATGCCTGAAAATCCATATTGGCGAAATAATGGTGTAATGATAAAAGATCCGGATGGATATAGTATCGTAATAAGTAACCAAAAGAATCAATAA
- the nusB gene encoding transcription antitermination factor NusB, whose product MISRRIIRTKVLQVLYAYYSTDEKSINNTEKELFFCIHKAYDLYHYLLALVPEIADYAEGRIEIRRNKHQPTHEDLNPNTKFITNQVIQQLRINNKLNTYVDQKKLSWKDHPELIKELYLMMIESDIYEEYMADKNRSYLNDRKFIEKLFNKIILISEDLYMVLEEQSIYWNDDVEFVISMISKTLRRFNELSDSEQSLMPMFKDQEDRDFTKDLLRKAIINHDELRELIKEHSRNWDVERIAFMDILIMQLAITEFLYFPTIPTKVSLNEYIELSKFYSTEKSRNFINGILDKTLKDLKRTEKISKEGRGLIGE is encoded by the coding sequence ATGATTAGCAGAAGGATTATCCGCACAAAGGTTCTACAAGTATTGTACGCCTACTACTCTACCGACGAGAAATCGATCAACAACACCGAGAAAGAACTGTTCTTTTGTATCCACAAAGCTTACGACCTTTACCACTACCTGCTGGCGCTGGTACCCGAAATTGCAGATTATGCAGAGGGCCGTATCGAAATCAGAAGAAATAAACATCAGCCAACACACGAAGATCTGAATCCGAACACCAAGTTTATAACCAACCAGGTTATTCAGCAGTTGCGTATCAACAACAAACTGAACACTTATGTGGATCAGAAAAAACTGAGTTGGAAAGATCATCCTGAGCTAATTAAGGAATTGTACCTGATGATGATCGAGTCGGATATCTACGAGGAATATATGGCCGACAAAAATCGTTCGTACCTGAACGACCGCAAATTCATTGAAAAACTTTTCAATAAGATTATCCTCATTTCGGAAGACCTGTACATGGTGCTTGAAGAACAAAGCATTTACTGGAACGATGATGTTGAGTTTGTGATTTCGATGATCTCGAAAACACTGCGTCGTTTTAACGAACTTTCTGATTCGGAACAGTCGTTAATGCCGATGTTTAAAGACCAGGAAGACCGCGACTTTACTAAAGATTTGCTGCGTAAAGCCATCATCAATCACGATGAGCTACGTGAGTTGATTAAAGAACATTCGCGTAACTGGGATGTGGAACGAATCGCTTTTATGGACATTTTAATTATGCAACTGGCCATTACCGAGTTCCTGTATTTCCCAACAATTCCTACAAAAGTTTCGTTGAATGAATACATCGAACTTTCGAAGTTTTACAGCACCGAGAAAAGCCGCAATTTCATTAACGGTATTCTGGACAAAACGCTGAAAGACTTAAAACGCACCGAAAAAATCAGCAAAGAAGGACGCGGATTGATTGGCGAATAA
- a CDS encoding acyloxyacyl hydrolase yields MKGNNIYWKLLFIFKFLFFIALVANAQKINIPTEEIEEYILPENNNPEPDVLDSLFFSTPIIHRLGIEIRPGYILPTNPYFKDANATSDPIKSAFSTHLKYSFRFFPNTIADKIYGKPYQGVGLAAYNLSHSQELGTPFSLYLFQGARVSQISQKLSLNYEWNFGLSLGWKPYNFETNPNNTVIGSKANAYINTNFYFSWLLSDRLTFDAGLSVTHFSNGNTKFPNAGLNTLALKTGMLYSFARKKEPHMCPSDLFIPTFKRHISYDLVLFGSWRRTGVDFLDAQVASPEAYPVMGFCFAPMYNMGYKLRLGISLDGVYDGSANVYTQDYIAGTQQEFFKPPLNQQLALGISGRAEYVMPYFTVGLGMGKSFLYSKGDLKAFYQILALKTEITRNSFVHIGYSIKDFHTPNFLMLGLGFRFNNQYPAFYRK; encoded by the coding sequence ATGAAAGGCAACAATATATATTGGAAACTACTATTCATTTTTAAATTTTTATTTTTCATTGCGCTTGTTGCTAATGCACAAAAGATAAATATTCCGACCGAAGAAATAGAAGAATACATACTTCCTGAAAATAACAATCCTGAGCCGGATGTATTGGATTCGCTTTTTTTTTCAACTCCCATTATCCACCGATTAGGAATTGAAATTCGCCCGGGTTACATATTACCAACAAATCCTTATTTTAAAGATGCAAACGCAACTTCCGATCCAATAAAATCAGCATTTTCTACACATTTAAAATATTCTTTCCGCTTTTTTCCCAATACCATTGCCGATAAAATTTATGGTAAACCCTACCAGGGAGTTGGACTGGCGGCCTACAATTTAAGCCACAGCCAAGAGCTGGGCACCCCGTTTTCATTGTATCTTTTTCAGGGTGCACGTGTAAGCCAGATTTCACAAAAGCTATCGTTAAATTACGAGTGGAACTTTGGATTATCGTTGGGATGGAAACCTTACAATTTCGAAACAAACCCAAACAATACGGTAATCGGCTCGAAAGCAAATGCCTACATCAACACCAACTTTTATTTTAGCTGGTTGCTTTCTGATCGACTAACTTTTGACGCGGGTTTATCCGTCACTCATTTTTCAAACGGCAACACCAAGTTTCCCAACGCCGGGCTTAATACACTTGCCTTAAAAACCGGCATGCTGTATAGTTTCGCCCGAAAAAAGGAGCCGCATATGTGTCCGTCGGACTTATTTATTCCGACATTTAAACGGCACATTAGCTACGACCTTGTTTTGTTTGGATCGTGGCGACGTACCGGTGTTGATTTTCTTGATGCACAAGTTGCATCGCCCGAAGCTTACCCGGTAATGGGGTTTTGTTTTGCGCCCATGTATAATATGGGATATAAACTGCGCCTGGGTATATCGCTCGACGGAGTTTACGACGGTAGTGCCAATGTTTACACCCAGGATTATATTGCAGGAACCCAGCAGGAGTTTTTTAAACCGCCACTTAATCAGCAACTGGCATTAGGAATATCGGGCCGCGCCGAATATGTTATGCCCTATTTTACCGTTGGACTGGGCATGGGGAAAAGTTTCCTGTACAGCAAAGGCGATTTAAAAGCTTTTTACCAAATATTAGCCCTGAAAACAGAAATTACCAGAAACTCGTTTGTGCACATTGGCTACAGCATAAAAGATTTTCACACGCCAAATTTTTTAATGCTTGGTCTTGGGTTCAGGTTTAACAACCAATATCCTGCTTTTTACCGCAAATAG
- a CDS encoding low specificity L-threonine aldolase: MFKGFASDNNSGVHPVILKAMEDANQGHVVGYGNDSFTAKAIAVFKEKFSAATEVFFVFNGTGANVLSLSTLTQSFNSIICAETAHIQEDECGAPEKFTGCKLIPVEPENGKVTPEAVLPHLKGFDFEHHSQPKVISISQVTEMGTVYTPDEIRTLAELAHKHNMYLHMDGARIANAAVSLDMDFREFTVDCGVDVLSFGGTKNGMMMGEAVLFFNPELTKQTKYLRKQSMQLYSKMRFVGAQFIAYLENDLWKETASHSNKMAKLLEAEVAKIPEIKITQPVSANGVFAIVPKEIIEPLRERFFFYMWDEIKSEVRWMTSFDTTEDEIYDFVKLIKELLN; the protein is encoded by the coding sequence ATGTTTAAAGGATTTGCAAGTGATAATAATTCTGGCGTTCATCCGGTAATTTTAAAAGCAATGGAGGATGCCAACCAGGGACACGTTGTAGGTTATGGCAATGACTCGTTCACCGCCAAAGCCATTGCTGTTTTCAAAGAAAAGTTTAGTGCCGCCACCGAGGTGTTTTTTGTTTTTAATGGCACCGGTGCCAATGTGTTGAGTTTATCAACGCTTACCCAAAGTTTCAACTCGATAATTTGTGCAGAAACGGCACATATTCAGGAAGACGAATGTGGTGCACCTGAAAAATTTACAGGTTGCAAACTCATTCCGGTTGAGCCGGAAAATGGCAAAGTAACACCCGAAGCGGTGCTGCCCCATTTAAAAGGTTTTGATTTTGAACACCACTCGCAACCTAAAGTAATTTCCATTTCGCAGGTTACAGAAATGGGAACCGTTTACACGCCCGATGAAATAAGAACACTGGCGGAACTGGCACACAAACACAATATGTATTTACACATGGATGGTGCCCGAATTGCCAATGCAGCCGTTTCGCTGGACATGGATTTTCGTGAGTTCACGGTAGATTGTGGTGTTGATGTGCTGTCGTTTGGAGGTACAAAAAACGGAATGATGATGGGCGAAGCAGTTCTGTTTTTTAATCCGGAATTGACAAAACAAACCAAATACCTGCGCAAACAAAGCATGCAGTTGTACTCGAAAATGCGTTTTGTTGGGGCCCAGTTTATTGCCTACCTCGAGAATGACCTTTGGAAAGAAACGGCATCGCATTCCAATAAAATGGCAAAATTGCTGGAAGCTGAAGTGGCAAAAATTCCGGAGATAAAAATCACACAACCGGTTTCGGCAAATGGTGTTTTTGCAATCGTTCCAAAAGAAATTATCGAACCACTGCGCGAACGTTTCTTTTTTTACATGTGGGACGAAATAAAATCAGAAGTGCGCTGGATGACTTCATTTGACACTACTGAAGATGAAATATATGATTTCGTGAAGTTGATAAAAGAGTTGCTGAATTGA
- a CDS encoding GPP34 family phosphoprotein translates to MDLPIPLALKIYFLGIHPEKGGIRSGSVSAMHFVVIGTLMMDLYLEKKIKFEGKRVVVISTKSDNELHRFILGKMSQAKSPKKISTWLSKLNYSQKYIKSEVQKGLAAKRLIRLEDKRFLFFKWKKPVVLNKQVMYRMIAEIDNQIFKGTTAEDELIFLSFLESAAILRIIYQDRKKRKQARERLKQMMVKNRVSGAVADAIAASQAIAASVAASAAATS, encoded by the coding sequence ATGGATCTGCCAATTCCTTTAGCTCTAAAGATTTATTTTCTTGGTATTCATCCTGAAAAAGGTGGAATTCGTTCGGGATCAGTTTCTGCAATGCATTTTGTGGTTATTGGCACATTGATGATGGATTTGTACCTGGAGAAGAAAATTAAATTTGAAGGGAAGCGGGTAGTTGTAATTTCCACGAAATCGGATAATGAATTGCATCGTTTTATTCTGGGAAAAATGAGCCAGGCAAAATCACCAAAAAAGATTTCAACCTGGTTAAGTAAACTCAATTACTCACAGAAATACATTAAAAGCGAAGTACAAAAAGGATTGGCAGCGAAACGACTGATACGATTGGAAGATAAGCGCTTTTTGTTTTTCAAGTGGAAAAAACCGGTTGTTTTGAATAAGCAGGTAATGTACCGGATGATAGCTGAAATAGATAACCAGATTTTTAAAGGTACAACAGCTGAAGACGAATTGATTTTTCTGTCGTTTTTAGAATCTGCAGCTATATTGCGAATCATTTATCAAGACAGAAAAAAGCGAAAACAGGCCAGAGAAAGGTTAAAACAAATGATGGTTAAAAACCGGGTGTCGGGGGCAGTTGCCGATGCAATTGCTGCTTCGCAGGCTATTGCTGCTTCAGTGGCGGCCAGTGCCGCTGCAACAAGTTAA
- the yajC gene encoding preprotein translocase subunit YajC yields the protein MLNSILLMMQPQEGADANPLMSFLPLLLIIVVFYFFMIRPQVKRQKETRKFRESLKKGDKVVTTGGIYGKVVKIEETAIQLEISKDVVIKVDKNGIVKDMSDVQPQK from the coding sequence ATGTTGAATTCGATTTTATTAATGATGCAGCCACAAGAAGGAGCTGATGCCAATCCTTTAATGAGCTTTTTGCCACTGTTGCTGATCATCGTAGTATTTTACTTTTTTATGATCCGCCCTCAGGTAAAACGCCAAAAAGAAACGCGTAAGTTTCGCGAAAGCCTGAAAAAAGGAGATAAAGTAGTTACAACCGGTGGTATTTATGGAAAAGTTGTGAAGATTGAGGAAACAGCAATACAACTTGAAATATCGAAAGATGTTGTAATTAAAGTTGACAAAAACGGTATTGTAAAAGATATGAGCGACGTTCAACCACAAAAGTAA
- a CDS encoding RsmD family RNA methyltransferase, producing the protein MRIIGGTFRGRIFHPGKKFKARPTTDIAKEGLFNILENRYEFSNKNILDLFSGTGSMGYEFLSRGCLSATLVETHFPHYKFILEVIDALKIDNVRVFKADVFKFVQKTPDSFNIIFADPPFDHPKFKEVPNAVLNTDILAQEGVFILEHPKEYDFSSHACFKELRTYGKVNFSFFEK; encoded by the coding sequence ATGAGAATTATCGGAGGAACATTTAGAGGAAGAATTTTTCATCCGGGCAAAAAATTTAAAGCCCGGCCAACAACCGATATTGCAAAAGAAGGCTTGTTTAATATTCTTGAAAACCGCTATGAGTTTTCGAATAAGAATATTCTCGATCTGTTTTCGGGAACCGGAAGTATGGGCTACGAATTCTTGAGCAGAGGCTGTTTAAGCGCCACATTGGTTGAAACACACTTTCCCCACTATAAATTCATTTTAGAAGTAATAGACGCCCTTAAAATAGACAATGTAAGGGTTTTTAAAGCCGACGTATTTAAGTTTGTGCAAAAAACGCCAGACAGCTTTAATATCATTTTTGCCGATCCGCCATTCGATCATCCGAAGTTTAAAGAAGTGCCGAATGCTGTGCTCAATACTGATATTTTAGCCCAGGAAGGAGTTTTTATTCTGGAGCACCCAAAGGAGTATGATTTCTCGTCGCACGCGTGTTTTAAAGAGCTACGAACTTACGGGAAAGTAAATTTCAGTTTCTTCGAAAAATAA
- a CDS encoding DUF1573 domain-containing protein, whose translation MHKLAFIFLIIALVSCEANKSSNNKQKQTTGELVPTEISVDEAVHNFGQLKAGEIVLHTFVLTNTGDNDFVIESLETDCGCVTTHFNNQPVKPGETTLIEVEFNTAGLVGREYKTIEVLGNSKELKHLAIFAQVDNELIDIKY comes from the coding sequence ATGCACAAACTGGCTTTCATATTTTTGATTATTGCTTTGGTTTCGTGCGAAGCCAACAAAAGCAGTAATAACAAACAAAAACAAACGACTGGAGAATTGGTTCCTACCGAAATTTCAGTTGATGAAGCCGTTCATAATTTTGGACAGTTAAAAGCCGGTGAGATTGTTTTGCACACCTTTGTTTTAACCAATACCGGTGATAATGATTTTGTTATCGAGAGCCTTGAAACCGACTGTGGCTGCGTAACAACGCACTTTAACAATCAACCGGTAAAACCAGGTGAAACCACGTTAATTGAAGTTGAATTTAACACCGCCGGATTGGTTGGAAGAGAATACAAAACAATTGAAGTACTTGGAAATAGCAAAGAATTAAAACATTTAGCTATTTTTGCCCAAGTTGATAATGAACTTATTGATATTAAATATTAA
- a CDS encoding NAD(P)H-dependent oxidoreductase produces the protein MKILIILGHPDKQSFNHAIANECKKRLIKNGHSVIFHDLHEEKFDPIITATEIPKNGEFNELIKKHCNDLAQSDGVIIVHPNWWGQPPAILKGWIDRIIRPGIAYEFEDGDNGEGIPIGLLKAKVGIVFNTSNTSAKRENEIFGDPLDMIWKNCIFDFCGVKQFERKIYRIIVTSDLEQRLQWLKETRELIDKYFPKD, from the coding sequence ATGAAGATTTTAATAATTCTAGGACATCCCGATAAACAAAGTTTCAATCATGCAATAGCCAATGAATGTAAAAAAAGACTTATTAAAAACGGACATTCCGTTATATTCCATGACCTACACGAAGAAAAATTTGACCCGATAATTACTGCGACAGAGATACCTAAAAACGGAGAATTTAATGAACTTATAAAAAAACATTGCAATGATTTAGCTCAAAGCGATGGAGTGATTATTGTTCATCCAAACTGGTGGGGACAGCCTCCTGCAATATTAAAAGGATGGATTGACAGGATAATCAGACCAGGAATAGCTTATGAGTTTGAGGATGGCGATAATGGAGAAGGAATTCCAATTGGATTATTGAAAGCAAAAGTAGGAATTGTTTTTAATACTTCAAACACTAGCGCAAAAAGAGAAAATGAAATATTTGGAGACCCTCTTGATATGATTTGGAAGAATTGCATTTTCGATTTTTGTGGAGTAAAACAATTTGAGAGAAAGATTTATCGAATAATTGTAACTAGTGACTTAGAACAAAGACTTCAATGGTTAAAAGAAACCAGAGAATTAATTGATAAATATTTTCCGAAAGATTAA
- the pdxH gene encoding pyridoxamine 5'-phosphate oxidase — MKLDTIRREYRYAALTKQSVAASPIDQFKGWLNDAQSANVNDFSAMSLITAETGGFPQSRIVLLKDISADGFTFFTNYDSQKGKAIEKNNKVGLHFFWPELERQMRINGVAEKVSREASVQYFKSRPLESKIAACASAQSATLTSRSKLEEQFNSLQNALQGNHPECPENWGGYLVRPVKMEFWQGRESRLHDRIVYELVENDWKIKRLSP; from the coding sequence ATGAAATTAGATACCATAAGAAGAGAATACCGATACGCAGCTTTAACCAAACAAAGTGTGGCAGCCTCACCCATCGATCAGTTTAAAGGCTGGCTAAACGACGCGCAGAGTGCCAACGTAAACGATTTTTCTGCCATGAGCCTGATCACTGCTGAAACCGGAGGTTTTCCGCAATCACGAATTGTGCTGCTAAAAGATATTTCGGCTGACGGATTTACTTTTTTCACCAATTACGACAGCCAGAAAGGTAAGGCGATTGAAAAGAATAATAAAGTTGGGCTACATTTTTTTTGGCCTGAACTGGAGCGTCAGATGCGCATTAATGGCGTTGCCGAAAAAGTATCAAGAGAGGCTTCGGTACAGTATTTTAAATCGCGACCACTGGAAAGTAAGATTGCAGCTTGTGCCTCGGCTCAGAGTGCCACATTAACCTCCCGTAGCAAACTGGAAGAACAATTTAATTCGTTACAAAATGCTTTGCAAGGAAACCATCCTGAATGCCCGGAGAATTGGGGCGGTTATCTTGTTCGTCCGGTAAAAATGGAATTTTGGCAGGGCCGCGAAAGCCGCCTGCACGATCGTATTGTTTACGAGCTTGTTGAGAATGATTGGAAAATAAAACGCCTATCCCCCTGA